The following are encoded together in the Streptomyces asoensis genome:
- a CDS encoding TetR/AcrR family transcriptional regulator C-terminal domain-containing protein: protein MSTERRAPLDRARVADTALRLLDEVGLDGLSLRAIARELDVKAPALYWHFKDKQALLDEMATEMYRRMAAGTALDPADSWQDRLRGANRGLRAGLLAHRDGAKVFSGSRFTGTDHAAQMEDNLRLFTVAGFALADAARALSASYAYTIGFVTEEQGVQPLPGERREGYDVGERARLLAEFPLSAEVGAEIFEDYDRQFEEGLEIVVAGVAARYGVR from the coding sequence GTGAGTACCGAACGACGCGCCCCCCTCGACCGCGCACGGGTCGCGGACACCGCGCTCAGGCTTCTGGACGAAGTGGGTCTCGACGGGCTGAGCCTGCGCGCCATCGCCCGCGAGCTGGACGTCAAGGCCCCCGCCCTCTACTGGCACTTCAAGGACAAGCAGGCCCTGCTGGACGAGATGGCGACCGAGATGTACCGGCGGATGGCCGCGGGCACCGCGCTCGACCCCGCCGACAGCTGGCAGGACCGGCTGCGCGGCGCCAACCGCGGGCTGCGCGCCGGACTCCTCGCCCACCGCGACGGCGCCAAGGTCTTCAGCGGCTCGCGTTTCACCGGCACCGACCACGCGGCACAGATGGAGGACAACCTGCGGCTGTTCACGGTCGCCGGGTTCGCCCTGGCCGACGCCGCACGCGCCCTGTCCGCCTCCTACGCGTACACCATCGGGTTCGTCACCGAGGAGCAGGGCGTGCAGCCGCTGCCGGGTGAGCGGCGCGAAGGGTACGACGTCGGCGAACGCGCCCGGCTGCTCGCCGAGTTCCCCCTGTCGGCGGAGGTGGGCGCGGAGATCTTCGAGGACTACGACCGGCAGTTCGAGGAAGGCCTGGAGATCGTCGTGGCCGGTGTCGCCGCGCGCTACGGGGTCCGCTGA
- a CDS encoding glycosyltransferase family 2 protein: MPDISSRVQESRVPRQPGGAALVSYVLPVFDEQDGIRHFHEELVAALGERPEFTYELVYVNDGSSDGTPGILEDIAKNDRRVRVVDFARNFGHQMAITAGIDEARGDAVIVMDTDLQDPPAVSLRLIDAWRDGAEIVHARRRSRQDTFFKRATAHAYYRLLRSSTDVDIPLDTGDFRLMDRRAADELRRFRERSRFVRGMVASIGFRQSEVRFDRDERFAGETKYPLRKMARLAVDGLTGFSTAPLRMITKLGFAVLALSLVGICYALAMKVLRPEITVSGWTMLMVVVLFMGGVQMLSLGVLGSYVGRTYNEVQGRPLYTVRQVISHDPEAAGGDGTGHGR, translated from the coding sequence ATGCCTGACATATCCAGCCGGGTGCAGGAGTCTCGCGTACCGCGTCAGCCCGGCGGCGCCGCGCTCGTCTCCTATGTGCTGCCCGTCTTCGACGAACAGGACGGAATCCGCCACTTCCACGAGGAACTCGTGGCGGCCCTGGGCGAACGCCCGGAATTCACTTACGAGTTGGTGTACGTCAACGACGGCTCCAGCGACGGAACGCCCGGGATCCTGGAAGACATCGCGAAGAACGACCGGCGCGTCCGGGTCGTCGACTTCGCCCGCAACTTCGGGCACCAGATGGCCATCACGGCCGGCATCGACGAGGCGCGCGGCGACGCCGTCATCGTCATGGACACCGACCTCCAGGACCCGCCCGCCGTCAGCCTGCGGCTGATCGACGCCTGGCGGGACGGGGCGGAGATCGTGCACGCCCGCCGGCGCAGCCGTCAGGACACGTTCTTCAAACGGGCCACCGCGCACGCCTACTACCGGCTCCTGCGGTCCTCCACCGACGTGGACATCCCGCTGGACACCGGCGACTTCCGGCTCATGGACCGGCGTGCCGCCGACGAGCTGCGCCGCTTCCGCGAGCGCAGCCGGTTCGTGCGCGGCATGGTCGCCTCGATCGGCTTCCGGCAGAGCGAGGTGCGCTTCGACCGCGACGAGCGGTTCGCCGGGGAGACCAAGTACCCGCTGCGCAAGATGGCGCGGCTCGCCGTCGACGGCCTGACCGGCTTCTCCACCGCGCCCCTGCGGATGATCACCAAGCTGGGCTTCGCGGTGCTCGCGCTCTCCCTCGTCGGCATCTGCTACGCGCTGGCCATGAAGGTCCTGCGGCCCGAGATCACGGTCTCCGGCTGGACGATGCTGATGGTCGTCGTGCTGTTCATGGGCGGTGTGCAGATGCTGTCGCTCGGCGTGCTGGGCAGCTATGTGGGCCGTACGTACAACGAGGTGCAGGGCCGGCCCCTGTACACCGTGCGGCAGGTCATCTCGCACGACCCGGAGGCCGCCGGCGGCGACGGCACCGGACATGGCCGCTGA
- a CDS encoding GtrA family protein translates to MAAEAGAHAGPRTDPGPASSPAAAGTPSVTGSPPATGPPSAAATRTRDLRQLITYALVGGSGVLLDLGAFLLLYNVAGLHEQVANVLSTSLGITNNFVLNALFTFGKRDRLLLRWLRFYSVGLTGIALTFVLLAVCSRGLDIDPNLVKAGSLPLVLVFQFALNRKWSFA, encoded by the coding sequence ATGGCCGCTGAGGCCGGGGCGCACGCCGGCCCTCGCACGGACCCCGGTCCCGCCTCCTCCCCGGCGGCCGCCGGCACCCCCTCCGTCACCGGCTCTCCGCCCGCCACCGGCCCCCCGTCCGCCGCCGCGACCCGTACCCGTGACCTGCGGCAGCTGATCACCTACGCCCTGGTCGGCGGCAGCGGTGTCCTGCTGGACCTGGGCGCCTTCCTGCTGCTCTACAACGTCGCCGGGCTGCACGAGCAGGTGGCCAACGTGCTCTCCACCAGCCTCGGCATCACCAACAACTTCGTCCTGAACGCCCTGTTCACCTTCGGCAAGCGCGACCGTCTGCTGCTGCGCTGGCTGCGCTTCTACTCCGTCGGCCTGACCGGCATCGCCCTGACGTTCGTGCTGCTCGCGGTGTGCTCCCGGGGCCTCGACATCGACCCGAACCTCGTCAAGGCCGGTTCGCTGCCCCTGGTGCTGGTCTTCCAGTTCGCGCTCAACAGAAAGTGGAGTTTCGCATGA
- a CDS encoding NAD(P)/FAD-dependent oxidoreductase, with the protein MNLGVIGAGATGLTAAYDAVKRGHAVTVLEAADELGGLAASIPVGGVPLERYYHHIFRSDRQMIELIEELGLGGELRFHRTTTGVFRGGRTHPFSTPRQMLTSPLYGLPAGIRFGLSSAWLKIVRDGERFADRTALAWLRKWAGRRATEAVWEPLLRGKFGDRADEVSMAWLWARVHCRTFELGYLDGGFERVYATLADRIAEHGGKIEFGRRMETVRQDGDDGPVTVRTADGSSHTFDHLIVTTPQPAFAKAADAPSDDAVWRNQYLGATCFVLELDRSAVPYYWLNINEPEFPFLAVVEHTQMIDPAHYGGRHLLYVGNYVERDDWRFTTDPAELLERYLPYLRRLNPEFDRSWIQAWHFSRAPFAQPVVTPGYKALIPGHRTHLSRVTLATMAQIHPQDRGQSYSVELGHEAARIAGVA; encoded by the coding sequence ATGAATCTCGGCGTCATCGGCGCGGGAGCGACCGGCCTCACCGCCGCGTACGACGCGGTCAAGCGGGGGCACGCGGTCACCGTCCTGGAGGCCGCCGACGAACTCGGCGGGCTCGCCGCGTCGATCCCGGTCGGGGGAGTGCCGCTGGAGCGCTACTACCACCACATCTTCCGCAGCGACCGGCAGATGATCGAGCTCATCGAGGAGCTGGGCCTCGGCGGTGAGCTGCGCTTCCACCGGACCACCACCGGTGTCTTCCGGGGCGGGCGGACGCACCCCTTCAGCACACCGCGGCAGATGCTGACCTCCCCGCTGTACGGCCTGCCCGCCGGTATCCGCTTCGGACTGTCCTCCGCCTGGCTGAAGATCGTGCGCGACGGGGAGCGGTTCGCCGACCGGACCGCCCTGGCCTGGCTGCGGAAGTGGGCCGGGCGCCGTGCCACCGAGGCCGTCTGGGAGCCGCTGCTGCGCGGCAAGTTCGGCGACCGCGCCGACGAGGTGTCGATGGCCTGGCTGTGGGCCCGGGTGCACTGCCGGACCTTCGAACTCGGTTACCTGGACGGCGGGTTCGAGCGGGTCTACGCCACGCTGGCCGACCGGATCGCCGAGCACGGCGGCAAGATCGAGTTCGGCAGGCGGATGGAGACGGTCCGTCAGGACGGCGACGACGGGCCGGTCACCGTGCGCACCGCCGACGGCTCCTCCCACACCTTCGACCACCTGATCGTCACCACGCCCCAGCCCGCCTTCGCCAAGGCCGCCGACGCGCCGTCCGACGACGCCGTCTGGCGCAACCAGTACCTGGGCGCGACCTGCTTCGTCCTGGAGCTCGACCGCAGCGCCGTCCCGTACTACTGGCTGAACATCAACGAGCCGGAGTTCCCCTTCCTCGCGGTCGTCGAGCACACGCAGATGATCGACCCGGCCCACTACGGAGGCCGTCACCTCCTCTACGTGGGCAACTACGTCGAACGGGACGACTGGCGCTTCACCACCGACCCGGCCGAGCTGCTGGAGCGGTATCTGCCGTACCTCCGGCGGCTGAACCCGGAGTTCGACCGCTCCTGGATCCAGGCCTGGCACTTCTCCCGGGCGCCCTTCGCCCAGCCGGTGGTCACCCCCGGCTACAAGGCGCTGATCCCCGGACACCGCACCCACCTCAGCCGGGTGACCCTGGCCACGATGGCGCAGATCCACCCGCAGGACCGGGGCCAGAGCTACTCGGTGGAGCTGGGCCACGAGGCGGCCCGCATCGCGGGCGTGGCCTGA
- a CDS encoding glycosyltransferase family 2 protein: MANTPTLSVVVPCYHIESYLPETVTSLVNNARDDFEFLFVEDRSTKDRTYEALLALTRRLGNSRIVRHENNGGLATARNTGIDLAEGRYLTFLDGDDWLAPGYLARLVDVIERFDADFVRTDHVQVTGVERALHRAPEGRRHTLLDPRSSILPVDDTTMVDYPYAWAGIYHRRLLDRGLLRFHDGLRTAEDRPWIWDLHRRAESYVVASLHGVFYRRGLAGSLTQIGDLRQLDFFRSFDLVLGELAADPEAGRLRAKALRNFCVVIAHQLLDRRRFERGVAVRLKQLAAEALGAMSEEELSEAVVGMGEERVHVLRRVRGGMKGVAA, encoded by the coding sequence GTGGCCAACACTCCGACCCTGTCCGTCGTCGTTCCCTGCTATCACATCGAGTCCTATCTGCCCGAGACCGTGACCAGCCTGGTCAACAACGCGCGGGACGATTTCGAGTTCCTCTTCGTCGAGGACAGATCGACCAAGGACAGGACCTACGAGGCGCTCCTCGCCCTGACGCGGCGGCTCGGGAACAGCAGGATCGTCCGGCACGAGAACAACGGCGGACTGGCGACCGCGCGCAACACCGGGATCGACCTCGCGGAAGGCCGCTATCTCACCTTCCTCGACGGTGACGACTGGCTGGCGCCGGGATATCTGGCCCGGCTCGTCGACGTGATCGAGCGGTTCGACGCCGACTTCGTGCGCACCGACCACGTCCAGGTCACCGGCGTCGAGCGGGCGCTCCACCGGGCCCCCGAGGGCCGCCGCCACACCCTGCTCGACCCGCGTTCCTCCATCCTCCCCGTGGACGACACCACGATGGTCGACTACCCCTACGCCTGGGCCGGGATCTACCACCGCCGGCTCCTCGACCGGGGCCTGCTCCGCTTCCACGACGGCCTGCGCACCGCCGAGGACCGGCCGTGGATCTGGGACCTGCACCGCCGGGCCGAGTCCTACGTGGTCGCAAGCCTCCACGGGGTCTTCTACCGCCGGGGCCTCGCCGGTTCGCTCACCCAGATCGGCGACCTGCGCCAACTGGACTTCTTCCGCTCCTTCGACCTCGTCCTCGGTGAACTCGCCGCCGACCCCGAGGCCGGCCGGCTGCGCGCGAAGGCGCTGCGCAACTTCTGCGTCGTCATCGCCCACCAGCTGCTCGACCGGCGCCGGTTCGAACGCGGGGTGGCCGTCCGGCTCAAACAGCTGGCCGCCGAGGCGCTGGGCGCGATGAGCGAGGAGGAACTGAGCGAGGCGGTGGTCGGGATGGGCGAGGAACGCGTCCATGTACTGCGCCGGGTCCGCGGTGGCATGAAGGGTGTGGCGGCATGA
- a CDS encoding polysialyltransferase family glycosyltransferase — MIQIFCSATQYAAATVTAAIRAGQFGPREGVRRVLVVSNTAAAPEVGTPLDRMAGFERLRPEFDQVYSWNEFISPHHPAGWSPRAQDLGLWEKAVRLAWDLGDEPVEIACESIQANPSRAIADIFADSPVHVYADGLMSYGPTRNRIPHGLSSRITRVLHLDLVPGLRPMLLSEYGVRPEAVPREAMVDVLARIGESGAALLAARLPAERRATAVLLGQYLSAIDLISQEEEERLHVRMLRAAARAGHRDVLFKPHPSAPAVYGESLETAAGELGVRLTVLDEPVLAETVFAFLKPELVIGCFSTALMTAAAFYGIPVARVGTEALLERITPYENSNRVPLTIIDAALPDAEAAEPGAAVDLMGAAGELTPLLRAVGYCMQSRKHHALRAETAAWLAANLTGETGYQRYFKRRRLTSLRLPGGAPVRAEALRRNPTLRRAARHLRRTTT, encoded by the coding sequence ATGATCCAGATCTTCTGTTCGGCGACCCAGTACGCGGCCGCGACCGTCACCGCTGCCATCCGTGCCGGGCAGTTCGGCCCGCGCGAGGGCGTCCGCCGCGTCCTCGTCGTCAGCAACACCGCCGCCGCGCCGGAGGTCGGTACCCCGCTGGACCGGATGGCGGGCTTCGAGCGGCTGCGGCCCGAGTTCGACCAGGTGTACTCCTGGAACGAGTTCATCTCCCCGCACCACCCGGCCGGCTGGTCGCCGCGCGCCCAGGACCTCGGGCTGTGGGAGAAGGCCGTACGCCTCGCCTGGGACCTGGGCGACGAGCCCGTGGAGATCGCCTGCGAGTCCATCCAGGCCAACCCCTCCCGGGCGATCGCCGACATCTTCGCGGACAGCCCGGTCCACGTCTACGCGGACGGCCTGATGAGCTACGGCCCGACCCGCAACCGCATCCCGCACGGTCTGAGCAGCCGCATCACGCGCGTGCTCCACCTCGACCTCGTCCCCGGGCTGCGTCCGATGCTCCTGTCCGAGTACGGGGTACGGCCCGAGGCGGTACCCCGGGAGGCGATGGTCGACGTCCTCGCGCGGATCGGCGAGTCCGGCGCCGCCCTGCTCGCCGCCCGCCTGCCCGCCGAGCGCCGGGCCACCGCCGTACTCCTCGGCCAGTACCTCTCCGCGATCGACCTGATCAGCCAGGAGGAGGAGGAGCGGCTGCACGTGCGCATGCTGCGGGCGGCGGCGCGCGCGGGCCACCGGGACGTGCTGTTCAAGCCGCACCCCAGCGCGCCCGCCGTCTACGGCGAGTCCCTGGAGACGGCCGCCGGTGAACTCGGCGTGCGGCTCACGGTGCTCGACGAACCGGTGCTCGCCGAGACGGTGTTCGCCTTCCTGAAGCCGGAACTCGTCATCGGCTGTTTCTCCACGGCCCTGATGACCGCCGCCGCCTTCTACGGCATCCCCGTCGCCCGCGTCGGCACGGAAGCGCTCCTGGAGCGCATCACCCCGTACGAGAACAGCAACCGCGTCCCGCTCACCATCATCGACGCCGCGCTGCCCGACGCGGAGGCCGCGGAGCCGGGCGCCGCCGTCGACCTCATGGGGGCGGCCGGGGAACTGACACCGCTGCTGCGGGCCGTGGGGTACTGCATGCAGTCCCGCAAGCACCACGCCCTGCGGGCGGAGACGGCGGCCTGGCTCGCCGCGAACCTGACGGGGGAGACCGGCTACCAGCGCTACTTCAAGCGCCGCCGCCTCACCAGCCTCCGCCTCCCGGGCGGCGCCCCCGTCCGTGCGGAAGCCCTCCGCCGCAACCCGACCCTCCGCCGAGCGGCCCGCCACCTACGCCGAACAACAACCTGA
- a CDS encoding acyltransferase family protein, which produces MSAADQAAAPVPAHAPAPTTPALRLDLLVPDRAPVRPRTEGRLRALDGLRLLAALMVCFYHYAGKNGEVAQSWQQSPALRFPTLSQFATYGSLGVQFFFLISGFVICMSSWGRSIGDFFRSRVARLYPAYWAAIVLVTAAGIALPVVAGPLRPDEILTNLTMLQQPMGVPRVLGVDWTLWVEVRFYALFALFVVWRGVTYRRVVMFCCLWTLAGVFARVADNPLTDELVMRDHAPYFIGGLALYLIHRFGHSLLPWGIVVFSFLLGQRYSVTALWHPGPQGAFHRSPYVIQLIVLVAFVAVAAVAVGWTSRANWRWLTVAGALTYPFYLIHEHLGWFFIRVLYRGLGLDAWVTFGATVLAVLGIAWLLHRVVERPVGPRLKRALAARAGGAG; this is translated from the coding sequence ATGAGCGCGGCTGACCAGGCGGCGGCACCGGTGCCGGCCCACGCACCGGCACCGACGACACCGGCACTGCGGCTGGACCTCCTGGTCCCCGACCGGGCGCCGGTCCGGCCGCGGACGGAGGGCCGGCTGCGTGCCCTGGACGGACTGCGGCTGCTGGCGGCCCTGATGGTCTGCTTCTACCACTACGCCGGCAAGAACGGCGAGGTCGCCCAGTCCTGGCAGCAGTCCCCGGCCCTCCGGTTCCCGACGCTGTCGCAGTTCGCGACCTACGGCAGCCTCGGCGTGCAGTTCTTCTTCCTGATCAGCGGGTTCGTGATCTGCATGAGCAGCTGGGGCCGGAGCATCGGCGACTTCTTCCGCTCCCGGGTCGCCCGGCTGTACCCCGCGTACTGGGCGGCGATCGTCCTGGTCACCGCCGCGGGGATCGCCCTGCCGGTGGTCGCGGGGCCGCTGCGCCCGGACGAGATCCTCACCAACCTGACCATGCTCCAGCAGCCGATGGGCGTGCCCAGGGTGCTGGGGGTGGACTGGACGCTCTGGGTGGAGGTGCGCTTCTACGCCCTGTTCGCGCTGTTCGTGGTCTGGCGTGGCGTCACCTACCGCAGGGTGGTGATGTTCTGCTGTCTGTGGACGCTGGCCGGCGTCTTCGCCCGGGTCGCCGACAACCCGCTGACCGACGAGCTGGTCATGCGCGACCACGCCCCGTACTTCATCGGCGGTCTCGCGCTCTACCTGATCCACCGCTTCGGCCACAGCCTGCTGCCGTGGGGCATCGTGGTCTTCAGCTTCCTGCTCGGCCAGCGCTACTCCGTCACCGCGCTGTGGCACCCCGGCCCGCAGGGGGCCTTCCACCGCAGCCCCTACGTCATCCAGCTGATCGTGCTGGTCGCCTTCGTCGCCGTCGCCGCGGTGGCCGTCGGCTGGACGAGCCGGGCGAACTGGCGGTGGCTGACGGTGGCCGGGGCCCTGACGTACCCCTTCTACCTGATCCACGAGCATCTGGGCTGGTTCTTCATCCGGGTGCTGTACCGGGGGCTGGGGCTGGACGCGTGGGTGACGTTCGGGGCCACGGTGCTCGCCGTGCTGGGTATCGCCTGGCTGCTGCACCGGGTGGTGGAGCGGCCGGTGGGGCCGCGTCTGAAGAGGGCGCTGGCCGCTCGGGCCGGGGGTGCGGGCTGA
- a CDS encoding polysialyltransferase family glycosyltransferase yields MPGTTQGATVRRTTRIFCVSTLYGAATLAAALDAGLFGPTDRRLLLVSNNAVNPETAPSVDTMPGFARIRERFDEVLSWNETVSPFHPGAWGPRGDDVPLWERYVRLLWDLEDDEVHLAVESIQVNPALALCQLFTGAPVDVYADGLMSYGPTRDRIDPLVGTRVGRLLHLDLVPGLTPVLLSEFGVPPVLVPSEAFLKVLNELAADESGPAVPGERPALLLGQYLSALGILGDAEEEALHVDMVRGAVALGHRSLVFKPHPVAPARWTRLLEDEARELGAELHVLERPVLAEVVYQRLRPALVVGCFSTALLTAAGLYGLPVARTGTGIVLSRLAPYQNSNRVPLTIVDALLPDLADGAAVRAWTVPPPERVAELSALLTAVGYAMQPKIYPGLREDAERYLSTRLDPHTWRYFKRRRLAALALPGAVPNQLAFLPRNATVRRLARRARALKRAPGGNRT; encoded by the coding sequence ATGCCCGGCACGACCCAAGGCGCCACCGTACGGCGCACCACCCGGATCTTCTGCGTCTCCACCCTGTACGGCGCCGCGACGCTGGCCGCGGCCCTCGACGCCGGGCTCTTCGGACCGACCGACCGCCGGCTGCTGCTCGTCAGCAACAACGCGGTCAATCCGGAGACCGCCCCGTCCGTCGACACCATGCCGGGCTTCGCCCGGATCCGTGAGCGCTTCGACGAGGTCCTGTCCTGGAACGAGACCGTCTCCCCCTTCCACCCGGGCGCCTGGGGCCCGCGCGGGGACGACGTCCCCCTGTGGGAGCGGTACGTCCGGCTGCTGTGGGACCTGGAGGACGACGAGGTGCACCTCGCCGTGGAGTCCATCCAGGTGAACCCGGCCCTGGCCCTGTGCCAGCTGTTCACCGGCGCGCCCGTCGACGTCTACGCCGACGGCCTGATGAGCTACGGCCCCACCCGCGACAGGATCGATCCGCTGGTCGGCACCCGCGTCGGCCGGCTGCTGCACCTCGATCTGGTCCCGGGCCTGACCCCCGTCCTGCTCTCCGAGTTCGGCGTACCCCCGGTACTGGTGCCGTCCGAGGCCTTCCTGAAGGTGCTGAACGAACTCGCCGCCGACGAGAGCGGGCCGGCGGTCCCCGGGGAGCGGCCCGCGCTGCTCCTCGGGCAGTACCTCTCGGCGCTCGGCATCCTCGGCGACGCCGAGGAGGAGGCGCTGCACGTGGACATGGTGCGCGGCGCCGTGGCGCTCGGGCACCGCAGCCTCGTCTTCAAACCGCACCCCGTGGCGCCCGCCCGCTGGACGCGGCTCCTGGAGGACGAGGCGCGGGAGCTGGGCGCCGAACTCCACGTGCTCGAACGGCCCGTGCTCGCCGAGGTGGTCTACCAGCGGCTGCGGCCCGCCCTCGTCGTCGGCTGCTTCTCCACCGCGCTGCTCACGGCCGCCGGCCTGTACGGTCTGCCCGTCGCCCGGACCGGCACCGGCATCGTGCTGTCCCGGCTCGCGCCCTACCAGAACAGCAACCGGGTGCCTCTCACCATCGTCGACGCGCTGCTTCCGGACCTGGCGGACGGGGCGGCGGTGCGGGCGTGGACGGTGCCGCCGCCGGAGCGGGTGGCGGAACTGTCCGCGCTCCTGACGGCGGTGGGCTACGCGATGCAGCCCAAGATCTACCCGGGACTGCGGGAGGACGCGGAGCGGTACCTCTCCACCCGCCTCGACCCGCACACCTGGCGCTACTTCAAGCGCCGGCGGCTGGCGGCGCTGGCCCTGCCCGGTGCCGTACCGAACCAGCTCGCCTTCCTCCCGCGCAACGCGACCGTCCGCCGGCTCGCCCGGCGGGCGCGGGCCCTGAAGCGGGCGCCGGGCGGGAACAGGACATAA
- a CDS encoding glycosyltransferase family 2 protein gives MPKLSVIVPFFNVQQYAPDTLASLRANTREDFEFVLVDDCSTDATSDILARAERELPGAVVVRHERNAGLATARNTGIDTARGDYLTFLDGDDWLAPGYFPRLLDVIEELDCDFVRTDHVQCTGRARSIHRVPHGRRGVVMDPREAILPADRSTSVDYAYAWAGVYHRRLADRGLLHFTDGLRTAEDRPWIWRLHREAETFAVTGLLGVYYRRGVASSLTQIGDVRQLDFIRAFDQVLAETAADPEGARLLPKAVRTYCAIMSHHLGSIERFEPAVARRLRSLCAAALRRMPQDVLAEVMDTMDAQRAGVLRRVRRRPVTARGAGPAGTAPARTVAV, from the coding sequence GTGCCCAAGCTTTCCGTGATCGTGCCGTTCTTCAATGTCCAGCAATACGCGCCTGACACCCTTGCGAGCCTGCGTGCGAACACCCGTGAGGATTTCGAGTTCGTCCTGGTCGACGACTGTTCGACCGACGCCACCTCGGACATCCTCGCCCGTGCCGAGCGTGAACTGCCGGGCGCGGTGGTGGTCAGACATGAGAGGAACGCGGGACTCGCGACCGCGAGAAACACCGGAATCGACACCGCGCGTGGCGATTATCTGACTTTCCTGGACGGCGATGACTGGCTCGCTCCCGGGTATTTTCCCCGGCTTCTCGACGTCATCGAGGAACTCGACTGCGACTTCGTCCGCACCGACCATGTGCAGTGCACCGGGCGGGCCCGCAGCATTCACCGCGTCCCGCACGGCCGGCGCGGGGTGGTGATGGACCCGCGCGAGGCCATCCTGCCCGCCGACCGGTCCACCTCCGTGGACTACGCCTACGCCTGGGCCGGTGTCTACCACCGCCGGCTGGCCGACCGCGGACTGCTGCACTTCACCGACGGGCTGCGCACCGCGGAGGACCGGCCCTGGATCTGGAGGCTCCACCGGGAGGCGGAGACCTTCGCCGTCACCGGACTGCTGGGCGTCTACTACCGGCGCGGTGTGGCCTCCTCGCTCACCCAGATCGGCGACGTGCGGCAACTGGACTTCATCCGCGCCTTCGACCAGGTGCTCGCGGAGACGGCGGCCGACCCCGAGGGCGCACGGCTGCTGCCCAAGGCGGTGCGCACCTACTGCGCGATCATGAGCCATCACCTCGGCTCGATCGAACGGTTCGAACCCGCCGTGGCCCGCAGACTGCGCTCCCTGTGCGCCGCAGCCCTGCGGAGGATGCCGCAGGACGTGCTCGCGGAGGTCATGGACACGATGGACGCGCAGCGGGCGGGAGTGCTGCGGCGGGTGCGTCGCAGGCCGGTGACGGCGCGCGGGGCCGGTCCGGCGGGCACGGCCCCGGCGCGGACGGTGGCCGTCTGA